One part of the Dunckerocampus dactyliophorus isolate RoL2022-P2 chromosome 11, RoL_Ddac_1.1, whole genome shotgun sequence genome encodes these proteins:
- the LOC129190096 gene encoding uncharacterized protein C4orf45 isoform X1, whose protein sequence is MAQNSKGATGGTQTGQRMIFTGPDGIGDYRPRSNHSAQYVGVGSLSPEATGDLTYLWRAAPNTPPPLPKQAYVGEVGWGWQYNQLVNNGALHSGMQIQKTDVRNALEDRASHRFQPQQQKRMTDTQKSKNKV, encoded by the exons ATGGCACAAAACAGTAAAGGAGCAACGGGAGGGACACAGACTGGACAAAGAATGATCTTTACAG GTCCGGATGGTATTGGCGACTACAGGCCAAGGTCCAATCATTCCGCCCAGTACGTCGGTGTGGGCTCCTTATCACCTGAGGCCACGGGAGACCTCACCTAcctgtggcgggccgccccgaACACTCCGCCCCCTTTGCCCAAACAGGCCTACGTGGGGGAGGTGGGCTGGGGCTGGCAGTACAACCAGCTGGTGAACAATGGGGCGTTACACAGCGGCATGCAAATTCAG AAAACAGATGTTCGAAACGCACTGGAAGACAGAGCGAGCCACAGGTTCCAGCCCCAAca ACAGAAGAGGATGACTGACACACAAAAATCCAAAAACAAAGTCTGA
- the ppid gene encoding peptidyl-prolyl cis-trans isomerase D, producing MSHPLPTNKPSNSENPRVFFDVDIDGARAGRIVLELFADVAPKTAENFRALCTGEKGIGKSTGKPLHFKGCPFHRIIKKFMIQGGDFSNQNGTGGESIYGEKFEDENFHYKHDQVGLLSMANAGPNTNGSQFFITTVPTPHLDGKHVVFGQVLKGMGVVHMLESMDTKDDAPIKPCIIADCGEHKDGDSWAVVSNDGTGDTHPDFPEDSDVDFKDVDKVLAAAEDIKNIGNNLFKSQDWNAAVNKYSKALRYLEVCGEELEEDEETVQKKLQPTAFSCYLNTAACKLKLQLWQEALDSCNEALELNSANTKALFRRAQAWQGLKEFTQAMTDLKAAQGITPEDKAITNEMKRVQLKVQEEKEKEKKIYAKMFA from the exons ATGTCTCACCCACTCCCCACCAACAAGCCGTCCAATTCTGAAAACCCTCGCGTTTTTTTTGACGTAGACATTGACGGCGCCAGAG CCGGCCGAATTGTTCTGGAACTGTTTGCCGACGTCGCTCCCAAGACTGCTGAAAACTTCCGTGCCCTCTGCACAGGAGAGAAAGGCATCGGCAAATCCACCGGGAAGCCTCTGCACTTCAAGGGATGCCCCTTCCACAGAA TTATCAAAAAGTTCATGATCCAAGGAGGCGACTTCTCCAATCAGAATGGCACCGGCGGTGAGAGCATTTACGGCGAGAAGTTTGAGGATGAAAACTTCCACTACAAG CACGACCAAGTGGGCCTGCTGAGCATGGCCAACGCCGGGCCCAACACCAACGGCTCCCAGTTCTTCATCACCACGGTGCCCACGCCACACTTAGACGGTAAACACGTGGTCTTTGGACAAGTGCTAAAGGGCATGGGAGTGGTTCACATGCTCGAGTCCATGGACACAAAAGATGATGCGCCCATAAAg CCTTGCATCATTGCAGACTGCGGCGAGCACAAGGACGGTGACAGCTGGGCCGTCGTATCAAATGACGGGACGGGGGACACCCACCCTGACTTCCCAGAGGACTCTGATGTCGACTTTAAAGAT gtgGACAAAGTTCTCGCTGCAGCTGAGGACATCAAGAATATTGGCAACAACCTTTTTAAGAGTCAAGACTGGAACGCTGCCGTCAACAAATACAGCAAAGCTCTCAG GTATCTGGAGGTGTGCGgcgaggagctggaggaggacgaggagacAGTGCAGAAGAAGCTGCAGCCCACGGCCTTCAGCTGCTACCTCAACACGGCGGCGTGTAAGCTGAAGCTGCAGCTGTGGCAGGAAGCTCTGGACAGCTGCAACGAG GCTCTGGAGCTGAACAGCGCCAACACCAAAGCTCTTTTCCGCAGGGCTCAGGCCTGGCAGGGCTTGAAAGAATTCACCCAAGCCATG ACTGATCTGAAGGCAGCTCAGGGAATCACTCCAGAGGACAAAG CCATCACTAACGAGATGAAGCGAGTGCAGCTGAAAGtgcaggaggagaaggagaaagagAAGAAAATCTATGCCAAAATGTTTGCCTGA
- the LOC129190096 gene encoding uncharacterized protein C4orf45 isoform X2 gives MAQNSKGATGGTQTGQRMIFTGPDGIGDYRPRSNHSAQYVGVGSLSPEATGDLTYLWRAAPNTPPPLPKQAYVGEVGWGWQYNQLVNNGALHSGMQIQTEEDD, from the exons ATGGCACAAAACAGTAAAGGAGCAACGGGAGGGACACAGACTGGACAAAGAATGATCTTTACAG GTCCGGATGGTATTGGCGACTACAGGCCAAGGTCCAATCATTCCGCCCAGTACGTCGGTGTGGGCTCCTTATCACCTGAGGCCACGGGAGACCTCACCTAcctgtggcgggccgccccgaACACTCCGCCCCCTTTGCCCAAACAGGCCTACGTGGGGGAGGTGGGCTGGGGCTGGCAGTACAACCAGCTGGTGAACAATGGGGCGTTACACAGCGGCATGCAAATTCAG ACAGAAGAGGATGACTGA